The genomic DNA ATCTGCGTGTGTTCAGTTATACAACTGATGGCGACGTTGATACACGCGACGCAATCATGAACTTGAAAAAGCCAGTACTTGGCAAGTATTACTACCCACATGGCGTTGAGTATGGTGAAGAAGAAAACTTCCCAGCAAGCCTTGTAAAAGACTGTGTTGCAACACTAAAAGCAGTAAGTGAAGCATTGCAACCTTATAACCTAAAAAAATAAGAGATACGTAAAAGCCGGAGAACATTTTGTTCTTCGGCTTTTTTATACTGAATTAGCTATATTTTGGTTATCATGAATATATAGGACAACCATTTATCGTATTTCGTTTGGAGGAATGTTCGTTGGCGAAATGGCTTACGAAACGTCATGTAATTATCAGCGTCAGTATACTATTGATACTCCTTATTTGTATCTTTATCCTTCCTGTTTCACTGCCTATCATTTTTGCATTACTAACTGCAATCCTGATTGATCCACTCGTAAAATTAGTAGAGAAAAAATGCAAATGGAAACGCGGCATCTCCGTCATGTCGGTTTTTCTTATGATTCTTGCCGTTATTGCCTCCATTAGTTATTACACTATCACCCGGTTATTCGGAAAAGTGATCGAACTAACCAAAGCTGCCCCCGACTATTTCAACTCGCTTTCAGGCGTATGGATTGACAGTCATAGCAAGTTGTTCCAATACACCTCCGGCATGCCTGACGAAGTCGTTAAGGCCATTCAAAAAGAATTCAAGAGTATATTCGAGTCTATGCGCGAATCAATCCTCAGCTTGCTCAGCTATGACAGAATGATGATCCTCATGACGGAGATTCCAAATTTTCTTGTGAGCTTTATCGTCTACATCATTGCACTGGTACTCTTCATGCTCGAATTACCCGAACTGAAAAAAATGTTATTCCGGCACTTAACAACAGCCACGGCAGAAAAAGTTCGCTATATGATCACCAAACTCAATGCTGTCATTTTTGGCTTCATAAAAGCACAGCTACTCGTCAGTCTCATCATCTTAGCCGTGACATTTATCGGGCTGCTATTCATCACTCCAAAGTATGCTATTACGATGTCCATCATCATCTGGATTATTGATATTATTCCTATTCTCGGTTCCATCATCATCCTGGCACCTTGGTCACTCTACCTACTCATTAGCGGAGATATCGCCACAGGCACACAATTGGCCGTTTTAGCTATCATTTTACTCATCATCCGACGAACAGTCGAACCTAAGGTAATGGGCTCTCAAATCGGCTTGTCCCCTTTGCCGACATTGATTTCTATGTTTATCGGCTTAAAGCTGATAGGCTTTCTTGGCTTTTTCGTCGGCCCCCTGATTGTCATCCTTTTCACAACTGCTCGTGAAGCTGGAGTCATTAAAGTAAATTTTCGTATCTAGCTTGGCACGGAAGTTTAAATGATAAAAAACACGCAATTCACTAATCACGTGAATGCGTGTTTTTGTTAGAAACCAAGAATCGCTTTAAGCATCGATGTCGTTTCTCCACCCTTATAAAAAACGTACAGGAGCAAGTAAACTAACACGCCTGTAAGTGCCGTAAACAACCAAATCACGCTTGTAACAGGCCCCAATTTCCGATGTCGAACTAAATTATT from Sporosarcina sp. FSL K6-1522 includes the following:
- a CDS encoding YugN family protein — its product is MYIEDTGIENIIADLSVLDEIMLKHDLIRAGQWDYERATFDKKYVNKEGTFYLRVFSYTTDGDVDTRDAIMNLKKPVLGKYYYPHGVEYGEEENFPASLVKDCVATLKAVSEALQPYNLKK
- the ytvI gene encoding sporulation integral membrane protein YtvI; the encoded protein is MAKWLTKRHVIISVSILLILLICIFILPVSLPIIFALLTAILIDPLVKLVEKKCKWKRGISVMSVFLMILAVIASISYYTITRLFGKVIELTKAAPDYFNSLSGVWIDSHSKLFQYTSGMPDEVVKAIQKEFKSIFESMRESILSLLSYDRMMILMTEIPNFLVSFIVYIIALVLFMLELPELKKMLFRHLTTATAEKVRYMITKLNAVIFGFIKAQLLVSLIILAVTFIGLLFITPKYAITMSIIIWIIDIIPILGSIIILAPWSLYLLISGDIATGTQLAVLAIILLIIRRTVEPKVMGSQIGLSPLPTLISMFIGLKLIGFLGFFVGPLIVILFTTAREAGVIKVNFRI